The Emys orbicularis isolate rEmyOrb1 chromosome 14, rEmyOrb1.hap1, whole genome shotgun sequence genome includes a region encoding these proteins:
- the LOC135888977 gene encoding histamine H3 receptor-like, giving the protein MPGDLPWLNLSSRPAALGNACAAGAGQLLQHPGQFSAGLSVLLAALMGLLVLATVLGNALVILAFVVDRSLRTQGNFFFLNLALADLLVGGFCIPLYIPYVLTGEWKFGKGLCKLWLVVDYLVCTASVFNIVLISFDRFISVTKAVSYRAQKGMTRNAVLKMIIVWIAAFLLYGPAIISWEYIAQKTILPEGECYAEFFYNWYFLMIASTIEFFTPFISVTYFNLSIYINIKKRTPMRNENLAPGQEDCETSFQGKKREHVIFFVKPTARQRDKKRRASSLSPTRPCGSRLSLCKLDNQSLDFNVGQDLPPLQVDVETKQPRGSFYKAIENVCNTTRRTDIANSMANRVRLSRDKRVAKSLAIIVCLFGLCWAPYTLLMIIRAACHGQCVHHSLYETSFWLLWLNSAINPVLYPLCHMSFRKAFIKLLCPGKAKIHPHIFM; this is encoded by the exons CCTGCCCTGGCTCAACCTCTCCAGCCGCCCGGCGGCGCTGGGCAACGCGTGCGCGGCCGGCGCGGGGCAGCTGCTTCAGCACCCCGGCCAGTTCTCCGCCGGCCTCTCGGTGCTGCTGGCCGCGCTCATGGGGCTGCTGGTGCTGGCCACCGTGCTGGGCAACGCGCTGGTCATCCTGGCCTTCGTAGTGGACCGGAGCCTCCGCACGCAGGGCAACTTCTTCTTCCTCAACCTGGCCCTCGCCGACCTCCTGGTGG GTGGCTTCTGCATCCCGCTCTACATCCCCTACGTGCTGACGGGCGAGTGGAAGTTCGGCAAAGGCTTGTGCAAGCTGTGGCTGGTGGTGGATTACCTGGTGTGCACCGCCTCCGTCTTCAACATCGTCCTGATCAGCTTCGACAGATTCATTTCCGTTACCAAAGCG GTGAGTTACAGAGCTCAGAAGGGGATGACTAGAAATGCCGTATTAAAGATGATAATTGTATGGATTGCAGCTTTTCTTCTCTATGGACCAGCCATCATCAGTTGGGAGTATATTGCTCAAAAAACTATCCTCCCTGAAGGAGAGTGCTATGCTGAATTCTTCTACAATTGGTATTTCTTAATGATTGCTTCCACTATTGAATTCTTTACACCTTTCATTAGCGTTACATACTTTAACTTAAGCATTTACATCAACATCAAGAAGCGCACTCCCATGAGAAACGAAAACCTAGCACCTGGTCAAGAGGACTGTGAAACAAGTttccaagggaaaaaaagagagcatgtaatattttttgtaaaaccTACTGCCAGACAGAGAGATAAGAAAAGGAGAGCTAGTAGCCTTTCACCTACTAGACCCTGCGGTTCAAGGCTCAGCCTATGTAAACTTGATAACCAGTCCCTAGATTTTAATGTCGGTCAAGATTTACCACCCTTACAGGTGGATGTTGAGACTAAACAACCCAGGGGCAGTTTTTACAAAGCTATAGAAAACGTTTGCAACACCACAAGAAGAACAGACATTGCCAACAGCATGGCAAACAGAGTTAGACTTTCCCGGGACAAACGAGTAGCCAAGTCTTTAGCAATTATTGTCTGTCTGTTTGGTTTGTGTTGGGCTCCTTATACACTTCTGATGATCATTAGAGCAGCTTGTCATGGGCAATGTGTGCATCATTCTCTCTATGAGACTTCATTTTGGCTTCTGTGGCTGAACTCAGCCATTAACCCTGTTTTATACCCACTATGCCACATGAGCTTCAGAAAAGCTTTTATAAAACTGCTGTGTCCTGGTAAGGCTAAAATTCATCCTCACATTTTTATGTAA